Below is a window of Variovorax sp. TBS-050B DNA.
CCAGGTGGCGACGCCGCCCACCACGAAGGCGGTTGCCAGCGTGCCGATGGCGCGGCTCGTGCGGCGGTCGTCGAAGGGTGCGGGGCTGGCGGCGGGCCCCGAAGATCGGTGGCGACGAAGATGCATGGGCGTGGCACTCCTCTGGAGGGGTCGAAGCAGCGGGCGGGGCGAGCGCACAGGGTAGCCGCACGCGGGCCGCCGCGCCGTCAGCGGCGGACCACAGCCGCTGTAGGGGGCACGGCCCGGCGACAACCCTTTCGGCGCCAGGCCGATGGAACGCGCGGGAAAGCCATGCTACGGTGCGCATGAAAACATCGAACCCGGCGCAACAGCGTGCAGGACTTGTCATCACCCGGACCGGATAATCTTTCTCCATGAACCAACTCGATGCCCTTCGCCAATGGACCACCGTGGTCGCCGACACCGGCGACTTCAAGCAACTCAGCATCTCGAAGCCGCAGGACGCGACCACCAACCCCTCGCTCATCCTGAAGGCGGTGCAGAAGCCCGAGTACCGGCCGCTGCTGGACGAGGCCGTCAAGAAGCATGCCGGCAAGCCGCTCGACGAGGTCATCGACCGCCTGCTGGTGCGCTTCGGCACCGAGATCCTCTCGATCATCCCGGGCCGCGTGTCTACCGAGGTCGATGCGCGCCTCTCCTTCGACACCGCCGCCACCATCGCCCGCGGCGAGCGCATCGTGGCGCTCTACAAGGCCGAGGGCATCGACACCGAGAAGCGCCTGCTGATCAAGGTGGCCTCCACCTGGGAAGGCATCCAGGCGGCCCGCGCGCTCGAGCAGAAGGGCATCCGCACCAACCTGACGCTGCTGTTCTCCTTCGCGCAGGCCGTGGCCTGCGGCGAAGCGGGCGTGCAGCTCATCTCGCCCTTCGTGGGCCGCATCTACGACTGGTACAAGAAGGCCGAAGGCGCCAAGTGGGACGAGGCCGCGAACGCCGGCGCCAACGACCCCGGCGTCAAGTCGGTGCGCCAGATCTACGGCTACTACAAGCAGCACGGCATCAAGACCGAGGTGATGGGCGCGAGCTTCCGCAACGTGGGGCAGATCCGCGCACTCGCCGGCTGCGACCTGTTGACCATCAGCCCCGAGCTGCTGGCCGAACTGGCCGCCAGCAGCGACCCGCTTGAACATGCGCTCGATGCCGCCAAGGCCAAGGCCCAGGCGCCCGTGCCGAAGCTGAGCTACGACGAGGCCGCGTTCCGCTTCGCGCTCAACGAGGACGCGATGGCGACCGAGAAGCTCGCCGAAGGCATCCGCGCCTTCGCGGCCGATGCCGTGAAGCTCGAAAAGCTCATGCAGGAAAGCGGCAAGTGACGATGGCCACGACCCAACAACGCTGCGACCGCGCGCCCGCATGGGCGCAACTGCAGTCCTACTTCGAGACCGCGGGCCGGCAGTTCGACCTGCGCCATGCCTTCGTCGAGGATGCCGGGCGCTTCGCGCGCTTCAGCCAGGAGGCGCCGCACGTCTTCGCCGACCTGTCGAAGAACCTCCTCGACGTGCGCGTCGAGGAGATGCTGCTCAAGCTCGCCACCGAGTGCGGCCTCGAAGCGCACCGCGACGCGATGTTCGCGGGCGAGCACGTCAACAACACCGAGGACCGCGCGGTGCTGCACACGCTGCTGCGCGCGCCGGCCGGCGCCGCGTCGAACCGCACCGCCGGTGAACTGCAAGAAGTGCACGCCACCCTCGACGCGATGCTGGCCTATGCCGAGCAGGTGCGCGGCGACCACACGATCACCGACGTGGTCAACATCGGCATCGGCGGCTCCGACCTCGGCCCGCAGATGGCGGTGCTCGCGCTCGCGGAGTTCACCGCGCCGGGCAAGCGCTTCCATTTCGTCTCCAACGTCGACGGCCATGAACTCGCGGGCGTGCTGCGCGACCTCGCGCCCGAGCACACGCTGTTCCTGATCGCCTCCAAGACCTTCACCACGGCCGAGACCATGGCGAACGCGCTCTCGGCCAAGCGCTGGTACGAGCAGTCGGGCGGCACCGACATCGCGGGCCACTTCGCGGCGCTCACCACCAACGTCGAGGCCGCGAAGCAGTTCGGCATCGACACCACCTTCGGCTTCTGGGACTGGGTGGGCGGGCGCTATTCGCTGTGGTCGGCGATCGGTCTGCCGATCGCGCTGGCCATCGGCGCCGACGGCTTCCGGCGCCTGCTCGCGGGCGCGCATGCGATGGACGAGCACTTCCGCACCGCGCCGCTGGCGCAGAACCTGCCGGTGCGCCTGGGCCTGCTCGACGTCTGGTACCGCAACTTCCACCGCTTCACGAGCCGCGGCATCGCGCCGTACCACAGCGCGCTCAAGCGGCTGCCGGCCTACCTGCAGCAGCTCGAGATGGAAAGCAACGGCAAGCAGGTCGATGCGAGCGGCGCCGCACTGCCGCCGGGGCTGGGCACCTCGCCCGTGCTCTGGGGCGAGCCTGGCACCAACGGGCAGCACGCCTATTTCCAGATGCTGCACCAGGGCACCGACGTGATCCCGCTCGAGTTCGTGGCTGTGCGCGATGCGGCGCACGACCTCGAAGGCCATCATCCGAAGCTGCTCGCCAACGCCCTGGCGCAGGCCCAGGCGCTGATGGTCGGCAAGCTCGACGCGGGCGGCCACAAGAACTTCCCGGGCAACCGGCCGAGCACCTTCTTCGTGCTCGAGAAACTCACGCCCGAATCGCTCGGCGCCTTCCTCGCGATGTACGAGCACCGCGTGTTCACCAGCGGCGCGCTCTGGGGCATCAACAGCTTCGACCAGTGGGGCGTGGAGCTCGGCAAGGTGCTCGCGAAGGACATCGAACCGCGCCTCGCCACGGGCGACATCACGGGGCTCGATGCATCGACCGCGGGACTGCTGGAGCGGCTCAAGCGATGAGCCAAGGCCGTGGTTGCGGCCTTTTGTTTGCGGAACGACGAGCGTTCCGGGCCGTTGTTGCCGTTGAAAGATGCCTCGATATGATCGGCCCCGGGAACTTTCCCAGGGGTCAATCAAGAGGAGTCGATCAATGGATTTTCAAACAGCGGTCAAGACCTGTTTCGCCAAGTACACCGATTTCAGCGGGCGCGCATCGCGTTCGGAGTTCTGGTGGTTCATCCTGGCCGAGGTGGTGGTGCTCGTCGTCGCGAGCCTGATCCACCAGTACGTCTATTTCATCGCGGCGCTGGGCTTCCTGCTGCCCGTGCTCGCCGTGGGCGCCCGCCGGCTGCATGACATCGGCAAGTCCGGTTGGCTGCAACTGCTGATGATCATCCCGCTGATCAACCTGGTGCTGATCTACTTCTTCGTGCAGCCCACGCAGCCCGAGACCAACGCGCACGGCGCGCCGCCGGTCGCCTGAGCGGCATCGCCGCATGTCTTCGAGGGCCGCGCGAGCGGCCCTTTTGCCTGGCGGCCTCAGTGCGGCGCGCCCGCTGCCGCCATGCGCACGCACAGGTCGAAGGCCTGCTGCAGTCCCTCGATCTGCGCGATGCCTTGGCCTGCGATGTCGAAGGCGCTGCCGCTCGCCGACGTGGCCACGGGCACCGGCAGGCCGCCGTGCAGCGTCACGCCCTGTTCGAAGCCCATGAGCTTCATAGCGATCTGGCCCTGGTCGTGGTACATCGACACCACCGCATCCACGTCGCCGCGGCGCGCGCCGATGAACACCGTGTCGGGCGAGAAGGGCCCGCGCGCGTCGAGGCCCTCGGCGCGCAGCCGCTCGATGGCCGGCGCGATGATCTCGATCTCCTCCATGCCGATGGAGCCGCCGTCGCCGGCATGCGGGTTGAGGCCGGTGACCGCGATGCGCGGCGCCGCCACGCCGGCGCGGCGCAGCGCCGCATCGATGATCCTCACCGCGTCGCACACGCCGTCTCCGGTGATCTGGGCGGCCACGTCCTTGAGCGGCACGTGCGAGGTCACGCGCGAGGTCCAGAGCGAGCCCGTGAGGTTGAACTCGCAGACGAAGCCCTGCACCGCGAAACGCTCCTGCATGTAGCGCAGCTCGTCCTCGTGCTGCAGCCCGCCGAGCCGCAGCGAATGCTTGTTGAGCGGCGCGAAGAGGATCGCGTCCGCCCGGCCGCGGCGCACGGTCTCGGTGGCGAGTTCGAGCGCCTCGAAGGAGGCCCGGCCCGAGCGCGCGTTCGATTCGCCGAGCACCGGCGCCTCGCCGTGCATCCAGTCGCATGCGAGCAGGCTGGGCCGGCCGGGCTCGAAGCGCAGGTCGTCCGGGCCATCGAGCCGCAGCGGGTCGAGTGCCGCGCCCGCGATGCGCTCGCCCGCCGCCAGCACCACCGGATCGGCGATCAGCAGCACGCGCGCGGCATCGAGGTTGCGCTGGCGCGCGAGCAGCTTCACGGCCATCTCGGGGCCGATGCCGCTGGGGTCGCCGAGCAGCACGGCGATGCGGGGCCTGGCGGCGTTCGCGGCGGGGGTCGTGGGGGAGGCGGGCATGTCTGTCGTTTCTTTCTGTCTGTCTGTCTGTCTGTCTGTCAGAGGATCTCAATCGGCCTTGATGTTGGCGTCGCGCACGAGCTGGCCGTAGTGGGCGAACTCCTGCCTGTTCATCGCCGCGAAGGGCTCGCCGGTCAGCGTGCCGGGCTCGCCGCCGAGCGCCTTGATGCGCGCCTGCACGTCGGCGAGCTTCATCGTGCGCGTGAGTTCGGCGCTCAGCCGCTCGACCACCGGTCGCGGCGTGCCGGCCGTCACGTAGAGGCCGTACCAGGTCGACACGTCGGCGCCCTTGACGCCCTGCTCGGCCAGCGTGGGCACGTCGGGCAGCTCGGGCGAGCGCTGCGGGCGCGGTCACGGCGAGCGCGCGGAACTTGCCGGCCTTGATCTGGCCCATGGCCGACGAGGTGCTGTCGAACATCATGTCGACCTCGCCGCCGATGATGTCGACGTGCGCCTGCGAACTGCCCTTGTAGGGCACGTGGATCGACTTCATGCCGGTGGCGAGGTTGAAGGCTTCGCCGCCCACGTGCTGGGTGCTGCCGATGCCCGACGAGGCGTACTTGAAGCCGCCGGGCTTCGCGGCCATGGCCGCGACGAGGTCCTTCACCGACCGGTAGGGCGAGCCGGCGGCGACCACGAGCACGTTGGGCATCACGGCCACGAGGCCGATGGGCTCGAGGTCCTTCAGCGGGTCGTACTTGAGCTTGAGGATGTGCGGCGCCACGGCCTGTGCCGTGTTGGTGGCCAGCAGCAGCGTGCTGCCGTCGGCCGCGGCGCGGGCCGCGAGTTCGCCCGCGATGGTGTTGGAAGCGCCGGGCCGGTTCTCCACGGTCACCGGCTGCTTGAGCGCGGGGGCGAACTTGTCCGCCAGCACCCGCGCCAGGATGTCGGTGCCGCCGCCCGGCGAGGCGCCGACGAGGATGCGTACCGGCTTGTCGGGGTAGGCCGGCTGCGCGCCGGCCGTGGCGGCCGCAAGCGCCAGCACGGCGATGCCGGCCGCGCGGGCGAGCGAGGAAGAAGAAAGGCGCATGGGGTTGTCTCCGGCTTGTTTGTCCCCGAGCCTACGGAGCTTGCGCCAGGCGATCCAATCGAAAAAGCCGGCGCCTCCATATACTTTTGTGCATGACGACCGGCCTCACCGACACCTCGCTGATGCTCCATGTGCGGCCGCGGCAACTGCTGCTGCTGGCCAAGCTCGATGCGCACCGCCACCTGGGCCGTGCGGCCGAGGCCATGAACATCAGCCAGCCGGCCGCCACCAAGCTGCTGCAGCAATTGGAAGATGCGCTCGGCGAGCGGCTCTTCGAGCGGCTCGCGCGCGGCATGGAGCCCACGCCCTACGGCGAGATCCTGATCCGCTATGCGCGCCGCGTGCTCAGCGACTTCGGCAGCGCGCGCGAGGAGATGCTCGCGCTGCGCTCGGGCCTGAGCGGTGCGCTGCGCGTGGGCAGCGTGCCGGGCGCGGTGCCGGAACTGCTGGCGCCGGCGCTGGTGGAGTACCACCGCCGCCACCCGCAGGTGGCGGTGTCGGTGGTGGTGGAGACCAGCGACGTGATCCGGGCGCAGCTGGCGCAGGGCGAGGTCGATTTCGTGCTGGGCCGCCTGACCGAGGGCCACGACGAAGCGAAGTACGCGAGCGTGCCGCTGCTGGGCGAGGCGCAGGTGGTCGTGGTGCGGGCCGGGCACCCGGTGTTCGCGCGCACGCCGGTCACGCTGGCGGACATGGCGAGCTGGTCGTGGGTGCTGCAGCCGCCCGGCTCGCCGCAGCGCGGGCGCTTCGAGGCCGCGATGCGCGAGGCGGGCATCCAGGCGCGGCTCGACATCATCGAAACGGCATCGCCGATCGCCACCACGGCGCTGCTGGAGAACTCCGACATGGCGGCCGTGATGCCGGCCTCGCAGGCCAGCCACTATGCGCGGCTGGGCGTGTTGCAGACGGTGCCGCTGGCACTGCCGCCGGTGCGCGTGCCGCCGATCTGCCTCATCACGCGGCTGGACCGCACGCTGTCGCCGGCCGCGGCGCAGCTGCGGCGCCAGCTGCTGGGCGGCGGCTGAGACAAGGCGCCGCGCACGAACGCTTTCGGCTGGCATTTTCCATGCTGTATTGCATCAACTAGGGAATTCACTAGCCAATCGGTGCAAGAAAGTACCGGCGGTGCCTGCGGCAGTACCAAAGCCGCAAGCGCGTTTCTCCAGAATCCGCCCACGGCGACCCGGCACAGGGCGTCGCTCACCTCTAGGAGACAACATGAAGCGTTTTCTGAAAGCGGGCCTCGTCCTCGCGCTTGCCGGCAGCGGGCTCGTCGCCCAGGCCGCCACCGAACTCGTCATCGCGACCGTGAACAACGGCCACATGATCGAGATGCAGAAGCTGACGCCCTTCTTCGAGAAGGCGAATCCCGACATCAAGCTCAAGTGGGTGACGCTGGAAGAGGGCGTGCTGCGCCAGCGCGTGACCACCGACATCGCCACCAAGGGCGGCCAGTTCGACGTGATGACCATCGGCCTGTACGAGGCGCCGATCTGGTCGAAGAAGGGCTGGCTGCAGCCCATCGCCACCGATGCCGCCTACGACGCCGACGACCTGCTGCCCGC
It encodes the following:
- the tal gene encoding transaldolase, with protein sequence MNQLDALRQWTTVVADTGDFKQLSISKPQDATTNPSLILKAVQKPEYRPLLDEAVKKHAGKPLDEVIDRLLVRFGTEILSIIPGRVSTEVDARLSFDTAATIARGERIVALYKAEGIDTEKRLLIKVASTWEGIQAARALEQKGIRTNLTLLFSFAQAVACGEAGVQLISPFVGRIYDWYKKAEGAKWDEAANAGANDPGVKSVRQIYGYYKQHGIKTEVMGASFRNVGQIRALAGCDLLTISPELLAELAASSDPLEHALDAAKAKAQAPVPKLSYDEAAFRFALNEDAMATEKLAEGIRAFAADAVKLEKLMQESGK
- the pgi gene encoding glucose-6-phosphate isomerase, coding for MATTQQRCDRAPAWAQLQSYFETAGRQFDLRHAFVEDAGRFARFSQEAPHVFADLSKNLLDVRVEEMLLKLATECGLEAHRDAMFAGEHVNNTEDRAVLHTLLRAPAGAASNRTAGELQEVHATLDAMLAYAEQVRGDHTITDVVNIGIGGSDLGPQMAVLALAEFTAPGKRFHFVSNVDGHELAGVLRDLAPEHTLFLIASKTFTTAETMANALSAKRWYEQSGGTDIAGHFAALTTNVEAAKQFGIDTTFGFWDWVGGRYSLWSAIGLPIALAIGADGFRRLLAGAHAMDEHFRTAPLAQNLPVRLGLLDVWYRNFHRFTSRGIAPYHSALKRLPAYLQQLEMESNGKQVDASGAALPPGLGTSPVLWGEPGTNGQHAYFQMLHQGTDVIPLEFVAVRDAAHDLEGHHPKLLANALAQAQALMVGKLDAGGHKNFPGNRPSTFFVLEKLTPESLGAFLAMYEHRVFTSGALWGINSFDQWGVELGKVLAKDIEPRLATGDITGLDASTAGLLERLKR
- a CDS encoding DUF805 domain-containing protein, with amino-acid sequence MDFQTAVKTCFAKYTDFSGRASRSEFWWFILAEVVVLVVASLIHQYVYFIAALGFLLPVLAVGARRLHDIGKSGWLQLLMIIPLINLVLIYFFVQPTQPETNAHGAPPVA
- a CDS encoding 4-hydroxythreonine-4-phosphate dehydrogenase PdxA, translated to MPASPTTPAANAARPRIAVLLGDPSGIGPEMAVKLLARQRNLDAARVLLIADPVVLAAGERIAGAALDPLRLDGPDDLRFEPGRPSLLACDWMHGEAPVLGESNARSGRASFEALELATETVRRGRADAILFAPLNKHSLRLGGLQHEDELRYMQERFAVQGFVCEFNLTGSLWTSRVTSHVPLKDVAAQITGDGVCDAVRIIDAALRRAGVAAPRIAVTGLNPHAGDGGSIGMEEIEIIAPAIERLRAEGLDARGPFSPDTVFIGARRGDVDAVVSMYHDQGQIAMKLMGFEQGVTLHGGLPVPVATSASGSAFDIAGQGIAQIEGLQQAFDLCVRMAAAGAPH
- a CDS encoding LysR family transcriptional regulator, yielding MTTGLTDTSLMLHVRPRQLLLLAKLDAHRHLGRAAEAMNISQPAATKLLQQLEDALGERLFERLARGMEPTPYGEILIRYARRVLSDFGSAREEMLALRSGLSGALRVGSVPGAVPELLAPALVEYHRRHPQVAVSVVVETSDVIRAQLAQGEVDFVLGRLTEGHDEAKYASVPLLGEAQVVVVRAGHPVFARTPVTLADMASWSWVLQPPGSPQRGRFEAAMREAGIQARLDIIETASPIATTALLENSDMAAVMPASQASHYARLGVLQTVPLALPPVRVPPICLITRLDRTLSPAAAQLRRQLLGGG